The Salminus brasiliensis chromosome 8, fSalBra1.hap2, whole genome shotgun sequence genome has a window encoding:
- the LOC140560731 gene encoding CMRF35-like molecule 7: MVLIFILLLFEKVAGDNVLTGPKVVKQCAGRTVHVTCRYHSFYRDNVKYWCKGYYFNFCTTLIRTDQSAPGNGPLDIADHKKEGFFTVRMRGAKPGDNGWYWCAIERVSRHVSISMELSVSSEAQHCSVPEPTTQCNVRETTTLPLTTSQITTAKTSKTTWTSQAASSVTDSTYVKPESMTTEVLFPESPVYTIWSVMRWILFVGLCSYLLCFTIYFELRRRRD, translated from the exons ATGGTCTTGATAttcattctgcttctgtttGAGAAGG TTGCAGGAGATAATGTTCTCACTGGCCCTAAAGTAGTGAAGCAGTGCGCTGGCCGAACCGTCCACGTCACCTGTCGGTACCATTCGTTTTATCGGGACAATGTCAAATACTGGTGCAAGGGCTACTATTTTAATTTCTGCACCACCCTCATACGAACTGATCAATCAGCGCCTGGCAATGGGCCGCTGGACATAGCTGACCATAAAAAGGAAGGTTTTTTCACCGTACGCATGAGGGGCGCCAAACCAGGAGATAACGGATGGTACTGGTGCGCGATCGAAAGAGTCAGCCGGCACGTGTCCATCTCCATGGAGCTGTCGGTCTCTTCTG AGGCCCAGCATTGCTCGGTGCCTGAGCCAACGACACAGTGCAATGTCAGAGAGACGACCACATTACCCCTGACAACCAGCCAAATAACAACTGCAAAGACCAGCAAAACAACATGGACGTCACAAGCAGCATCCAGTGTCACAGATTCAACATATGTAAAGCCTGAAAGCATGACAAC AGAGGTTTTATTCCCTGAAAGTCCGGTCTACACAATCTGGAGTGTCATGCGGTGGATTCTCTTCGTAGGACTGTGTTCCTACCTCCTCTGCTTCACAATATACTTTGAACTGCGGCGTAGGAGAGACTGA